A part of Pseudomonas lutea genomic DNA contains:
- a CDS encoding diacylglycerol kinase, which yields MTSPFKGQTGLKRILNASGYSLDGLTAAFKGEAAFRQLVLLNVVLIPLSFVFHVSRGERAILIAVCLLALIVELLNSAIEAAIDRISLDRHPLSKNAKDMGSAAQFVALTMIAVVWGLILLG from the coding sequence ATGACGTCGCCATTCAAAGGTCAGACCGGCCTTAAACGTATTCTCAACGCATCGGGCTACTCCCTTGACGGCCTGACCGCCGCATTCAAGGGCGAAGCTGCGTTTCGCCAGTTGGTGTTGCTCAACGTCGTGTTGATCCCGCTGTCATTCGTGTTTCACGTCAGCCGTGGCGAGCGCGCGATCCTGATCGCGGTGTGCCTGTTGGCGCTGATTGTCGAACTGCTGAACTCGGCCATTGAAGCCGCCATCGACCGCATCTCTCTGGATCGGCATCCGTTGTCCAAGAACGCAAAGGATATGGGCAGCGCTGCCCAGTTCGTGGCGCTGACCATGATTGCGGTGGTCTGGGGCCTGATTCTGCTGGGCTGA
- the erdR gene encoding response regulator transcription factor ErdR has product MPYEILIADDHPLFRSALHQALSLGLGPDARLVEAESIADLEARLTEKSDWDLVLLDLNMPGAYGFSGLVLLRGQYPQVPVVMVSAQEEAAVVVKSREFGASGFIPKSSSLEVIQKAVRTVLDGDVWWPPQVNESVSVSPEAKAASEGLASLTPQQFRVLTMVCEGLLNKQIAYELSVSEATIKAHVTAIFRKLNVRTRTQAALLLQQLESIPQS; this is encoded by the coding sequence ATGCCCTACGAAATCCTGATTGCCGACGACCATCCGTTGTTTCGCAGTGCACTGCATCAGGCCCTGAGCCTGGGGCTCGGACCTGATGCAAGGTTGGTCGAGGCCGAGAGCATTGCTGACCTGGAAGCGCGACTGACCGAAAAGTCCGACTGGGATCTGGTTCTGCTGGACTTGAATATGCCCGGCGCTTACGGCTTTTCGGGCCTTGTGCTGCTGCGTGGTCAATACCCGCAAGTGCCGGTCGTGATGGTGTCCGCCCAGGAAGAAGCAGCCGTCGTGGTCAAGTCGCGCGAGTTTGGCGCCAGCGGCTTCATCCCCAAGTCCAGCTCCCTTGAAGTCATTCAGAAAGCCGTGCGTACGGTACTCGACGGGGACGTCTGGTGGCCGCCGCAGGTCAATGAAAGCGTCAGCGTGTCGCCCGAAGCCAAGGCCGCCAGCGAAGGCCTTGCCAGTCTGACGCCGCAGCAGTTTCGCGTACTGACGATGGTCTGCGAGGGGCTGCTGAACAAGCAGATCGCCTATGAGTTGAGCGTCTCGGAAGCGACGATCAAGGCGCATGTCACGGCGATCTTTCGCAAGCTCAATGTGCGCACGCGAACCCAGGCAGCGTTGTTGTTGCAACAATTGGAATCCATACCGCAGAGCTGA
- a CDS encoding DMT family transporter, producing the protein MPNHALRADLLMLLTALIWGTGFVAQTAGMDHIGPYLFSGLRFALGSLCLVPLILRNASTARVPEPLLNRGMLRAGIIMGLALALGINLQQVGLLFTSVTNSGFITGLYVIVVPLLGLLLGHKTGLGTWLGCLLAVVGMCLLSIGDNFHVASGDWLQLIGAFVWGGHVILVSLFASRHDPIRLAFLQFATCSVVSLLLAVFFEPIALNAIIDAGPALLYGGIVAVGVGYTLQVVAQKHAIASHAAIILSLEAVFAAIAGAWILGEALQLRGYIGCGLMLAGMLLAQLWPKKALA; encoded by the coding sequence ATGCCAAACCATGCCCTGCGAGCGGACCTGCTCATGCTCCTTACCGCATTGATCTGGGGCACCGGTTTTGTCGCCCAGACTGCGGGAATGGACCATATCGGCCCGTATCTGTTTTCCGGTCTGAGGTTCGCGCTGGGTTCGCTATGCCTGGTGCCATTGATTCTGCGTAACGCCAGCACTGCCCGCGTGCCTGAGCCACTGCTCAATCGCGGAATGCTGCGCGCGGGCATCATCATGGGGCTGGCGCTGGCACTCGGGATCAATCTGCAGCAAGTCGGGTTGCTGTTTACCAGTGTGACCAACTCCGGCTTCATCACTGGCCTGTATGTGATCGTCGTTCCGCTGTTGGGGTTGCTGCTCGGTCACAAGACCGGGCTCGGCACCTGGCTCGGGTGTCTGCTGGCGGTGGTGGGCATGTGCCTGCTCAGTATTGGCGATAACTTTCACGTCGCTTCGGGGGATTGGCTGCAACTGATCGGCGCGTTCGTGTGGGGCGGGCATGTGATATTGGTCAGTCTGTTCGCCAGCCGCCACGACCCGATCCGTCTCGCCTTCCTGCAATTCGCCACCTGCTCGGTAGTCAGTCTGCTGCTGGCGGTGTTCTTCGAGCCGATTGCTCTCAACGCCATCATCGACGCAGGCCCTGCCCTGCTCTACGGCGGCATCGTCGCGGTGGGCGTGGGCTACACGCTGCAGGTAGTGGCGCAAAAGCACGCGATTGCCTCCCATGCGGCCATCATCCTGTCGCTGGAAGCAGTGTTTGCCGCCATCGCTGGCGCCTGGATTCTTGGGGAGGCGCTGCAACTGCGTGGTTACATCGGTTGTGGATTGATGCTGGCCGGGATGCTGCTGGCGCAGTTGTGGCCGAAGAAAGCCCTCGCCTGA
- a CDS encoding tRNA-uridine aminocarboxypropyltransferase: MTQTIFHKNSVACLRDEREEESTKPYLARGSRAPRCHYCRVIESHCLCRWRPKVETRSGVCLIMTKKEVFKPSNTGWLIADVVQDNHAFVWSRTEVDEKLIALLNDPQWQPYLVFPGEYVAAERVTDTVTVDPNKRPLFVLIDATWTEARKIFRKSAYFDSIPILSLIPEKLSRYKLRRSTRSEHLCTAEVAALCFDLAGDTEAGSALSCYFDVFSQHYLGAKNQLPLDLLSDAHQELKGYLE, encoded by the coding sequence ATGACCCAGACTATTTTTCACAAGAATTCGGTCGCCTGTCTGAGAGATGAGCGGGAGGAGGAGAGTACCAAGCCCTACCTGGCTCGTGGATCACGTGCGCCCAGGTGCCATTACTGTCGCGTGATTGAAAGCCATTGCCTGTGCAGATGGCGTCCAAAGGTCGAAACGCGGTCGGGGGTTTGCCTGATCATGACGAAAAAGGAAGTGTTCAAACCCAGCAACACGGGTTGGCTGATTGCAGACGTGGTTCAGGATAACCATGCGTTTGTGTGGTCACGCACTGAGGTCGATGAAAAGCTGATTGCATTGCTTAACGACCCGCAATGGCAACCCTATCTGGTGTTTCCGGGGGAATATGTAGCGGCCGAGCGCGTTACTGACACCGTGACCGTTGACCCAAACAAGCGGCCGCTGTTCGTGTTGATTGATGCTACGTGGACAGAAGCACGGAAGATCTTCCGTAAAAGCGCTTACTTTGACTCCATCCCCATTCTGAGCCTGATTCCCGAAAAGCTTTCGCGGTACAAGCTAAGGCGCTCGACGCGTAGCGAACATCTTTGTACTGCTGAAGTGGCCGCATTGTGTTTCGATCTGGCCGGCGATACTGAAGCGGGGTCGGCCCTAAGCTGCTACTTCGATGTGTTCAGTCAGCACTATTTAGGTGCCAAGAATCAGTTGCCCCTCGACCTGCTAAGCGATGCTCACCAAGAGTTGAAAGGCTACCTTGAATAA
- a CDS encoding quorum-sensing-regulated virulence factor family protein: protein MLRLIAPTLTLLLLAPLCANAASKQDYELSQMLDKVAKESSVGTPRAINEDILDEGYTVEGKMLINHLSVQSGQAAQMRENLDDVRGQLGGSVCRNPGYRQLMAKGAILRYQFTEYKTNKLITTQEIKAADCAAKPPAKKK from the coding sequence ATGCTGCGCCTCATCGCCCCCACTCTCACGCTTTTGCTCCTCGCTCCACTGTGCGCCAATGCGGCGTCCAAGCAGGATTACGAACTGAGCCAGATGCTTGATAAAGTCGCGAAGGAAAGCAGTGTCGGCACGCCACGCGCCATCAACGAAGACATTCTCGACGAAGGCTACACCGTCGAAGGCAAGATGCTCATCAACCACTTGAGCGTTCAGTCCGGCCAGGCCGCGCAAATGCGTGAAAACCTCGATGACGTCCGCGGTCAATTGGGCGGCAGCGTCTGCCGAAACCCGGGCTATCGCCAGCTGATGGCCAAGGGCGCGATCCTGCGGTACCAGTTCACTGAATACAAAACCAACAAACTCATCACTACTCAGGAAATTAAAGCGGCCGATTGCGCTGCAAAACCACCTGCCAAGAAAAAGTGA